Proteins encoded together in one Microbacterium sp. ABRD28 window:
- a CDS encoding fused MFS/spermidine synthase yields the protein MARARVEQVRPSARLGDGTLAMIAPSEYDTGWELIVDGTPQSHVDLDDPTHLHFEYVSRMAAVIDRLKLPGQPLTAVHLGAGALTVPRYIEATRPGSRQQVIELEQPLVDLVREHLPLPRGAAIRMRIGDARRGLARLPRALVGAVDVLVSDVYAGAQTPAHLTTVEFYREAAALLAPDGVLLVNVADGAGLAFARRQVATVREALPHVIVLAEVQTLKGRRFGNLVVAASPTPLPTQWLPRLMAAGPHPAKVAEGEEVVEFARGARIATDGDATPSPKPAASVFER from the coding sequence ATGGCGCGCGCTCGGGTGGAACAGGTGCGACCCTCGGCGCGGCTCGGCGACGGGACGCTCGCGATGATCGCGCCGTCGGAGTACGACACCGGCTGGGAGCTCATCGTCGACGGCACGCCGCAGTCGCACGTCGACCTCGACGACCCCACGCACCTGCACTTCGAGTACGTGTCGCGGATGGCGGCGGTGATCGACCGCCTGAAGCTCCCGGGTCAGCCCCTCACCGCCGTGCACCTGGGCGCCGGCGCGCTGACGGTGCCGCGGTACATCGAGGCGACCCGGCCGGGGTCGCGCCAGCAGGTCATCGAGCTCGAACAGCCCCTGGTCGACCTCGTGCGCGAGCATCTGCCCCTTCCGCGCGGGGCGGCGATCAGGATGCGGATCGGCGACGCCCGACGGGGCCTGGCCCGGCTTCCGCGCGCCCTGGTCGGCGCCGTCGACGTGCTCGTCTCCGACGTCTACGCCGGCGCGCAGACCCCGGCGCACCTGACGACGGTGGAGTTCTACCGTGAGGCCGCCGCACTCCTCGCCCCCGACGGAGTGCTGCTGGTCAACGTCGCCGACGGCGCCGGGCTCGCCTTCGCCCGCCGACAGGTCGCGACGGTGCGCGAGGCGCTCCCCCACGTCATCGTGCTGGCCGAGGTGCAGACGCTGAAGGGTCGTCGGTTCGGCAACCTCGTTGTCGCCGCCTCACCCACGCCCCTGCCGACCCAGTGGCTGCCGCGGCTGATGGCCGCAGGCCCTCACCCGGCGAAGGTGGCCGAGGGCGAGGAGGTCGTCGAGTTCGCGCGCGGCGCGCGCATCGCGACCGACGGCGACGCGACGCCGTCGCCCAAGCCCGCGGCATCCGTCTTCGAACGGTGA
- a CDS encoding SprT-like domain-containing protein, whose protein sequence is MSEPERVRVWANALIDQHLGPSWTFGFDNAKRRAGLCDFRRKRISVSRYLSARYDDDTNHQTLLHEVAHALAGPAAGHGAEWKRIARSLGYVGGTTHDGETAVELAPWVGVCPAGHTAYRHRRPPRATSCVACAPRFDRRHLFTWTRREISAATRLAAMTPRGDAAPVESDPDDAGPAHDRHRF, encoded by the coding sequence ATGTCAGAACCTGAACGTGTGCGCGTCTGGGCGAACGCCCTGATCGACCAGCATCTCGGCCCCTCCTGGACCTTCGGCTTCGACAACGCCAAGCGGCGTGCCGGCCTCTGCGATTTCCGGCGCAAGCGCATCAGCGTCTCGCGCTACCTGTCGGCGCGCTACGACGACGACACCAACCATCAGACCCTTCTGCACGAGGTCGCCCACGCCCTCGCGGGGCCTGCGGCCGGACACGGCGCGGAGTGGAAGCGCATCGCGCGGAGCCTGGGCTACGTCGGGGGAACGACCCACGACGGTGAGACGGCTGTCGAGCTCGCGCCCTGGGTGGGGGTGTGCCCCGCCGGGCACACCGCGTACCGGCATCGGCGCCCGCCGCGCGCGACGTCGTGCGTCGCGTGCGCGCCGCGCTTCGACCGCCGTCATCTGTTCACCTGGACGCGGCGAGAGATCTCGGCGGCGACCCGGCTGGCGGCGATGACACCACGAGGGGATGCCGCCCCGGTCGAGTCAGATCCCGACGATGCGGGCCCCGCGCACGATCGGCACCGCTTCTGA
- a CDS encoding 2-phosphosulfolactate phosphatase yields MASPFDQSRYQVRLDWGLDALARLAPADIVVVVDVLRFSSTVIDVVERGEEMMLDDAAFAVSLNGARVAAAAAAAGPDQTGPHAVEDEPSAPVVLLAGLRNASAVAQAIADEQERRGRRTSISIIPAGELGHGGAPLRFAVEDLLGAGAVIDALTTRGIDHSSPEAATAGEAFRGLRGAVRHLLTASGSGQELIEKDLRSDVVRAAEIDASEAVPIVRGARIVGI; encoded by the coding sequence ATGGCCTCGCCCTTCGATCAGTCCCGGTACCAGGTGCGTCTGGACTGGGGGCTCGACGCCCTCGCGCGCCTCGCGCCCGCCGACATCGTGGTCGTCGTCGACGTGCTCCGCTTCTCCAGCACCGTGATCGACGTGGTCGAGCGAGGCGAGGAGATGATGCTGGATGACGCGGCCTTCGCCGTGTCACTCAACGGCGCCCGGGTCGCCGCGGCCGCAGCCGCCGCAGGCCCCGACCAGACCGGCCCCCACGCGGTCGAGGACGAACCCTCCGCCCCGGTCGTCCTCCTCGCGGGACTTCGCAACGCCTCCGCCGTCGCTCAGGCGATCGCCGATGAGCAGGAGCGCCGTGGCCGCCGCACCTCGATCTCGATCATCCCCGCCGGTGAGCTCGGTCATGGCGGCGCGCCGCTGCGCTTCGCCGTCGAGGATCTCCTCGGTGCGGGCGCCGTCATCGACGCCCTCACGACCCGGGGGATCGACCACTCCTCACCCGAGGCCGCGACGGCGGGCGAAGCGTTCCGCGGCCTCCGCGGCGCCGTGCGTCACCTCCTCACCGCGAGCGGCTCAGGCCAGGAACTCATCGAGAAAGACCTGCGGTCAGACGTCGTCCGAGCCGCCGAGATCGATGCCTCAGAAGCGGTGCCGATCGTGCGCGGGGCCCGCATCGTCGGGATCTGA